Proteins encoded by one window of Cannabis sativa cultivar Pink pepper isolate KNU-18-1 chromosome 4, ASM2916894v1, whole genome shotgun sequence:
- the LOC115713465 gene encoding uncharacterized protein LOC115713465, giving the protein MDLDLALRMDRPASLTDTSTSEQRRIYEKWDRSNRMSLMIIKRGIAEAFRDAVSEEVTDATTFLAEIEKRFAKSDKAETSTLLKKLISMKFKGKENTREYIMEMSHLASKLKALKLELSDDLLVHLVLISLPPQFSQFKVSYNCQREKWTLNELISFCVQEEERLKQEKTEVLTWQAPLKIRARKERMRLLRIKVLHITNKLKPTVMMVVSFAT; this is encoded by the coding sequence ATGGATCTTGACCTTGCATTAAGGATGGATCGTCCTGCTTCTCTTACGGATACCAGTACCTCCGAGCAAAGGAGGATATATGAGAAGTGGGACCGTTCAAACCGCATGAGTCTTATGATCATTAAGCGCGGCATAGCTGAGGCTTTTAGGGATGCGGTGTCCGAGGAGGTCACCGATGCCACAACTTTTCTGGCTGAAATTGAGAAGCGCTTTGCAAAAAGCGATAAGGCGGAAACAAGtactcttttaaagaaacttatttccatgaagtttaagggcaaggaaaacacaagggagtacattatggaaatgtcTCACCTTGCTTCAAAGTTGAAGGCACTAAAGCTTGAGCTTTCAGATGACTTGCTTGTGCATTTAGTGCTTATCTCTCTTCCTCCACAATTCAGTCAATTCAAGGTCAGTTACAACTGCCAAAGGGAGAAGTGGACTCTTAATGAGCTCATTTCAttttgtgttcaagaggaagaaagacTGAAGCAAGAGAAGACTGAAGTGCTCACTTGGCAAGCACCTCTAaagataagggcaagaaaagaaagaatgaggCTGCTAAGGATAAAGGTCCTGCACATAACAAACAAACTCAAACCAACAGTGATGATGGTTGTTTCTTTTGCAACATGA